The Edaphobacter sp. 12200R-103 genome contains a region encoding:
- a CDS encoding universal stress protein, with amino-acid sequence MSSFSGSIRESAQNDEIHLATSEISFSQILVGTDFSKSAAQALALAVTIAEFFDSEIIVIHAVKPVIYGDSQEPMPPEVLNAQLETAKYDMKELIASDPRLAKLRVQTKVDFGRAVDLIDQVAKTTKSTLIVVGSHGAGGLKKFTFGSVAETILRQSSCPTLIVGPQCQVEHHPFRSILFATDLETTGLRPAQYASALAEHVDGRLTLLHVIEKRPDSPEFDFDLFEDRLRKQLRGLLPSDVELFCNPKIRLEYGSPAQLITSIARSEATSLIIVGAHHQSALADHAPWSTLSHVIRETRCGVLVVRSHLI; translated from the coding sequence ATGTCTTCCTTCTCCGGAAGTATCAGAGAATCCGCCCAAAACGATGAAATACATCTCGCTACGAGCGAGATATCATTTTCACAAATTCTGGTGGGAACCGACTTCTCAAAGTCTGCAGCTCAAGCGTTAGCATTGGCGGTCACGATTGCCGAATTCTTCGACTCGGAGATCATAGTTATCCATGCTGTCAAACCTGTCATTTATGGAGATAGCCAGGAACCAATGCCCCCGGAAGTTCTTAACGCCCAGCTTGAGACCGCAAAGTATGACATGAAAGAGCTAATCGCTAGTGACCCTCGACTGGCAAAACTGCGCGTACAAACAAAGGTGGACTTTGGCCGCGCAGTCGATCTGATCGACCAGGTCGCAAAAACCACAAAAAGTACTTTGATCGTTGTAGGTTCACATGGAGCCGGGGGGCTTAAGAAGTTCACGTTCGGTTCTGTCGCCGAAACTATCCTGCGGCAGTCATCCTGTCCGACACTAATCGTCGGCCCTCAATGTCAAGTTGAGCATCATCCGTTTCGATCCATCCTTTTTGCTACGGATCTTGAAACCACAGGATTGCGACCGGCACAATATGCATCGGCGCTTGCGGAGCACGTCGATGGGCGACTAACACTACTTCACGTGATCGAAAAACGTCCCGACAGCCCAGAATTTGATTTTGACCTCTTTGAGGACAGACTTCGAAAACAACTGCGCGGTCTTCTGCCCTCGGATGTTGAACTGTTCTGCAATCCCAAGATCCGACTGGAGTATGGTTCACCCGCTCAGCTAATTACGAGCATTGCGAGATCTGAAGCAACGAGCTTGATCATTGTCGGGGCGCATCATCAATCGGCACTTGCTGATCATGCCCCTTGGTCGACACTATCTCATGTAATACGAGAAACGAGGTGCGGTGTTTTAGTAGTACGAAGTCACCTGATCTAA
- a CDS encoding cation-transporting P-type ATPase → MANTMLSTCDLSLGLRGLTETEAAARLEDEGFNELPVAKSRNFLATTWEVMLEPMILLLIGAVILYLFLGELRDSLVLLNSVFAVIGINLSRSCALARCTVHG, encoded by the coding sequence ATGGCCAACACAATGCTGTCGACGTGCGATCTTTCCTTGGGTCTGCGAGGGCTCACGGAAACGGAAGCTGCAGCAAGATTAGAGGACGAGGGATTTAACGAATTGCCTGTGGCAAAATCGCGCAATTTCCTTGCAACAACATGGGAAGTCATGCTGGAGCCAATGATCCTGCTGTTGATCGGCGCAGTCATTCTCTATCTGTTTCTTGGCGAATTGCGCGATTCTCTCGTTCTGTTGAACTCCGTTTTCGCGGTTATAGGTATTAACTTGTCGCGTTCCTGTGCGCTCGCGAGATGCACAGTTCATGGCTGA
- a CDS encoding universal stress protein, translating into MPLIEEPVTVAVQKILLAADFTPSSEKALSFARALALRFSSSIEIAHVFDPSVVTSYEEAIIGLPVNERRQIANENLNRWRNDLSASGLNTRTTLSEGHRPFAHLLQSAKDHKADLIVAGTQSKTGIERLMLGSTAEQLVRNAQCPVVTVGPNCKPVADGPFRPHAIVFATDFSPEAAKAASYALSFAEDSGARLYFCHVVEPQTDPGLKAEFSDKELQAMMTRLIPEHAFDWCSPECVVQRGDVAKTVLELAEKFHADLIVLGARKASFWLPHLQRGVTPNLLAHALCPVMTIS; encoded by the coding sequence ATGCCACTCATTGAAGAACCCGTCACTGTCGCCGTCCAGAAGATTTTACTTGCCGCCGACTTCACCCCTTCGTCAGAGAAAGCTCTCTCTTTCGCACGGGCTTTGGCTCTCCGCTTCTCTTCCAGTATTGAAATTGCACACGTCTTCGATCCTTCTGTCGTCACCTCATACGAGGAGGCAATCATCGGCCTGCCGGTAAATGAAAGACGACAAATCGCCAATGAAAACCTAAATCGGTGGCGTAATGACCTCTCAGCCTCTGGACTTAATACGCGAACGACATTGTCGGAAGGACATCGTCCTTTCGCACACCTGCTCCAGTCCGCAAAAGATCACAAAGCCGACTTGATCGTTGCTGGAACCCAATCTAAAACAGGAATAGAAAGATTGATGCTAGGGTCGACGGCAGAACAACTTGTTCGAAACGCTCAGTGTCCAGTAGTTACCGTCGGTCCAAATTGCAAACCCGTTGCCGATGGTCCATTTAGACCACACGCTATCGTCTTTGCAACCGACTTTTCGCCTGAGGCGGCAAAAGCGGCCTCTTATGCCCTTTCTTTTGCGGAGGATAGCGGTGCACGCCTTTATTTTTGTCACGTAGTCGAACCACAGACGGACCCAGGACTAAAAGCTGAATTTTCAGACAAAGAACTCCAAGCTATGATGACGAGGCTGATCCCAGAGCACGCATTTGACTGGTGCAGTCCTGAATGTGTCGTGCAACGAGGCGATGTCGCTAAGACTGTTCTCGAATTGGCAGAAAAGTTCCATGCTGATCTTATTGTTCTTGGCGCCCGAAAGGCTTCATTTTGGCTGCCCCACCTCCAACGCGGTGTAACTCCGAACCTGTTGGCGCATGCCCTCTGTCCAGTCATGACCATCTCTTAA